In Rouxiella sp. WC2420, the following proteins share a genomic window:
- the mdcH gene encoding malonate decarboxylase subunit epsilon, with amino-acid sequence MKILFTFPGQGPQFPEMLHRLPATALSQSYLTRANAALGQDVLTLDSAVALRATREVQLCLLISGVVWAEHLRAAGVQPDFVSGLSIGAFPAAVICGALEFETAVKLVALRGELMQQAYPQGFGLSAIVGLRQLELELLLDQVNSPMMPVFLANINAENQLVIAGSDEAMHQVCVLAAENGAQKTRKLAVSVPSHCVLLDKPAAKLADAFNSVTLKRPTCGYLSGSSARVYWQPEKIADDLAFNMARRVNWFDAMVAAYQREVRLAVEMPPGSILTGLTQRVMTEGLALSLSQTAISELSTLAQRLERR; translated from the coding sequence ATGAAAATTCTGTTTACTTTTCCCGGTCAGGGGCCGCAATTCCCCGAAATGCTCCATCGATTACCTGCTACTGCGCTGAGCCAGAGTTATCTAACACGTGCTAACGCAGCGTTAGGGCAAGACGTTCTGACTCTCGACAGCGCCGTAGCATTGCGCGCAACCCGTGAGGTGCAGCTTTGCCTGTTGATTAGCGGCGTGGTGTGGGCTGAGCATCTGCGTGCAGCAGGCGTTCAGCCTGATTTTGTCAGCGGGCTGTCGATTGGCGCGTTTCCTGCTGCGGTTATTTGTGGCGCGTTGGAGTTTGAAACGGCGGTAAAACTGGTCGCGCTGCGTGGCGAGCTGATGCAGCAAGCGTATCCACAGGGATTTGGCCTGTCAGCGATCGTGGGTTTGCGCCAGTTAGAGCTTGAACTATTGCTGGATCAGGTTAATTCGCCGATGATGCCGGTTTTTTTGGCCAATATTAATGCAGAAAACCAGCTAGTGATTGCCGGTAGCGATGAGGCTATGCATCAGGTGTGCGTATTGGCTGCAGAGAACGGGGCGCAAAAGACGCGTAAATTGGCGGTAAGCGTGCCGTCGCACTGCGTTTTGTTGGATAAACCAGCGGCGAAACTGGCCGATGCTTTCAACAGTGTGACTCTTAAGCGCCCAACGTGTGGTTATCTCAGCGGCAGTAGCGCAAGAGTTTACTGGCAGCCAGAGAAAATTGCCGACGATCTGGCCTTTAATATGGCGCGCAGGGTGAACTGGTTTGACGCGATGGTTGCGGCTTACCAGCGAGAAGTAAGGCTGGCGGTGGAAATGCCTCCAGGCTCAATTTTGACTGGCTTAACCCAGCGGGTAATGACGGAAGGTCTGGCACTGTCGCTCAGCCAGACGGCGATTAGCGAGTTGAGTACGCTGGCACAGAGGCTGGAGCGGCGCTAG
- a CDS encoding LysR family transcriptional regulator yields the protein MIDSEITFRKLEVFLVFMEKLNIARTAEQLGLSSVSVHRALHSLEEGLRCPLFIHRGRNLLPLPAAETLQQHAIQVIEQMELGIQAAQRTAGFGDKRIRLGTLYSLTLETIPRLIMGLKIRRPELELELLMGSNEMLLNRLAEQQLDAILISTSDSVIDEHLYESLPLFIDDIYLASPADSKLVVEGPVDLRDFRKEKFISLAEGFATYHGFQEAFQVADFEPDIVTRVNDIFSMLSLVQAGIGYTLIPGRMKGVYAETVRLMPLAEPYQMRQTISLVFARSREHDPNLLALAAESRMYARGHSIKTVD from the coding sequence ATGATCGACAGTGAAATCACTTTCCGCAAGCTTGAGGTTTTCCTGGTATTTATGGAAAAGCTGAATATTGCCCGCACCGCAGAACAACTCGGTTTGAGCAGTGTCAGCGTGCATCGCGCCCTACATTCACTCGAAGAGGGACTGCGCTGTCCGCTGTTTATTCACCGCGGGCGAAATCTGCTGCCTTTACCCGCCGCTGAAACGCTGCAACAGCATGCCATACAAGTAATTGAACAAATGGAGTTGGGGATTCAGGCGGCACAGCGCACAGCCGGTTTTGGCGATAAGCGCATTCGCCTCGGTACGTTGTATTCGCTGACGCTGGAAACTATTCCACGACTGATTATGGGCCTAAAAATCCGCCGCCCCGAGCTCGAATTGGAGTTGCTGATGGGTTCCAATGAAATGCTGTTGAATCGGCTGGCCGAACAGCAGTTGGACGCAATTTTAATTTCCACCAGCGACTCGGTTATCGATGAGCATCTGTATGAAAGTCTTCCGCTGTTTATAGATGATATTTATCTGGCCTCTCCTGCCGATTCAAAGCTAGTCGTCGAAGGGCCGGTGGATTTACGCGATTTTCGCAAAGAGAAATTTATTTCGCTGGCTGAGGGATTTGCTACTTACCACGGTTTTCAGGAAGCCTTTCAAGTGGCAGATTTTGAGCCGGATATCGTCACCCGCGTCAATGATATTTTCTCGATGTTGAGTCTGGTGCAGGCAGGAATCGGCTACACATTGATTCCAGGAAGGATGAAAGGCGTTTATGCTGAAACCGTCAGGCTTATGCCGCTGGCCGAACCCTATCAGATGCGACAAACCATCTCATTAGTGTTTGCCCGCAGTCGCGAACACGATCCCAACCTACTGGCACTTGCCGCCGAAAGCCGGATGTATGCACGAGGGCACTCAATAAAAACTGTTGATTAG